From one Thermomicrobiales bacterium genomic stretch:
- a CDS encoding tubulin-like doman-containing protein: protein MIPPSIIVGVGGQGSAIALGVKERLKEFARARATPLTEKAELDAIEKSVRIFSLDIDHNTAINSRFTQNELLLLKPASPDAMIKSRTGNLDKWWPEHVTQPGGFINGAGGMRAKGRLAYYMLGRKHAEQIADSVDKLRANAQTAGYGIGTAITVFVYIVGSVSGGTGSGIMLTLAQHLRSLVDDDVHIVGAIPLASIMQHGPGDFQRDNIYANCSAALREIDWWMLPEKYRPASIAPFFYLNGTPIAGNGSDHKNETPFDLCYLFAESNQAGKPLPSFGAYTELIADCIALDVDSPAASASHSLISNILGGLNNKISPPVDDGSKATKSVLFAGAGAASIVFSVPETTGYLGDHLLLHVLDSIVLISQDRGDEARRWLNNGDREVLPNAGQVRLRERLKQAHTDVATGQVHQAEAAPEPRFENVDRKSWVTLVRNQRSLVDDTWLKTLRGLLARNEPIILNELWGQLLVTVNTTLEENRGNGLRHAADLLRGISGSLANRIEALTNEIDSTEPNRPGLRQKLDLGVRRYDEAIERLTVGGKSPFGGKGKQDAQAQAFLSTWWRPYVSTQRDIAEASAELSLLTNLNAHVARLRTALEQAITELERQRVDLRLGLDDHFKQSRGQMAQQDRVLADRALVDEVFARDITNAQTPDSQALRDIAVGFTTSGSSLRTWLLKPANQRGTQAQEAAHLSTAVSSAVRDARNKAADQFSATVQSMSIWDAMEHEFYARVGLGKVDTFLDAVGGVPGTGDAARRLTQYMQSRVSSCIAAAVPYWSLSRANQERYQDLYHIIHSVQASYAKEPFDAPDASEALKTLKEALKGMLSGGSAPDTSGQSIHHFFVSSREWGAPLFMINDDERQQMANSERTWTKQKGHVYIDQRYVGVLPDDLSLEGMQQRIDQLAEQKRHADAATQTTLRRVVETLGIALELDYARENKVGGSFDIATSASKHVYYPYAQDIYAAIRRLHDRSDELKEFAVVVNAGWSKLLTSEQCHRISNRIDVIDRQIGEMPIGEDPKKDTLVLMRDAMVGLQQDLNGHR, encoded by the coding sequence ATGATTCCACCGTCCATCATCGTCGGCGTCGGGGGCCAGGGCTCGGCGATCGCGCTCGGCGTCAAGGAACGCCTCAAAGAGTTCGCCCGCGCCCGAGCAACGCCGTTGACCGAAAAGGCTGAGCTAGACGCGATCGAGAAGTCCGTTCGCATCTTCTCTCTCGACATCGACCACAACACGGCGATCAACAGCCGGTTCACCCAGAACGAGCTGCTGCTACTGAAGCCTGCATCGCCGGACGCGATGATCAAATCCCGCACTGGAAATCTGGACAAGTGGTGGCCGGAGCACGTCACACAACCGGGAGGATTCATCAACGGCGCTGGTGGCATGCGCGCCAAGGGCCGTCTCGCCTACTACATGCTGGGCAGAAAGCACGCCGAGCAGATCGCCGATTCGGTTGATAAACTGCGCGCCAACGCCCAGACAGCGGGTTACGGCATCGGCACAGCGATTACCGTGTTCGTCTACATCGTCGGCTCGGTATCGGGTGGGACCGGCAGCGGGATCATGCTGACGCTCGCTCAGCATCTGCGCTCGCTCGTGGACGATGACGTGCATATCGTCGGCGCCATCCCGCTGGCCAGCATCATGCAGCATGGACCAGGCGATTTTCAGCGCGACAACATCTATGCCAACTGCTCGGCAGCCCTGCGGGAGATAGACTGGTGGATGTTGCCCGAGAAGTATCGGCCAGCGTCGATCGCGCCGTTCTTCTATCTCAATGGCACACCCATCGCAGGTAACGGGAGTGATCACAAGAACGAAACGCCATTCGACCTCTGTTATCTCTTCGCTGAAAGCAATCAGGCCGGCAAGCCACTGCCATCCTTCGGAGCCTACACCGAGCTGATCGCCGACTGCATCGCCCTCGATGTCGATTCTCCAGCGGCCAGCGCCAGCCACTCACTTATCTCCAACATTCTCGGAGGGTTGAATAACAAGATAAGCCCGCCGGTCGACGACGGCAGCAAGGCCACCAAATCGGTCCTCTTCGCCGGCGCGGGCGCGGCGTCGATCGTCTTCTCCGTCCCCGAGACGACCGGGTATCTCGGCGACCATCTCCTGCTGCACGTGCTCGATTCGATCGTGTTGATCAGCCAGGACCGCGGCGACGAGGCACGTCGATGGCTCAATAACGGAGACCGAGAAGTTCTCCCGAACGCTGGGCAAGTCAGGCTACGCGAGCGACTGAAGCAGGCCCATACCGACGTCGCCACCGGGCAGGTGCACCAGGCTGAAGCTGCTCCGGAGCCCAGGTTCGAAAATGTCGACCGGAAGAGCTGGGTTACCCTCGTTCGGAACCAGCGATCCCTGGTCGATGACACCTGGCTCAAGACGCTCAGAGGTCTTCTGGCCAGGAACGAGCCGATCATCCTCAATGAGCTCTGGGGCCAGCTGCTGGTCACAGTCAACACGACGCTGGAGGAAAACAGAGGCAACGGACTGCGCCACGCTGCGGATCTGCTCCGCGGGATCAGTGGCAGTCTCGCCAACCGCATTGAAGCACTGACGAACGAGATCGACAGCACAGAGCCAAACCGTCCAGGTCTTCGACAGAAGCTCGATCTGGGGGTCAGAAGATACGACGAGGCCATTGAGCGGTTGACGGTGGGCGGCAAGTCGCCGTTCGGCGGCAAGGGCAAGCAGGACGCTCAGGCGCAGGCGTTCCTCAGCACCTGGTGGCGACCGTATGTCAGCACGCAGCGAGATATTGCCGAGGCCAGTGCGGAGCTCTCGCTACTCACGAACCTCAATGCCCATGTCGCCCGTCTGCGTACCGCGCTGGAGCAGGCGATTACCGAGCTGGAACGACAGCGAGTAGATCTGAGACTTGGTCTCGACGACCACTTCAAGCAGTCTCGCGGCCAGATGGCACAGCAGGATCGCGTCCTTGCCGACCGGGCGCTGGTCGACGAGGTCTTTGCTCGCGACATCACGAACGCTCAGACGCCAGATTCTCAGGCGCTCAGGGACATTGCGGTCGGATTTACCACCAGCGGCAGCTCTTTGCGGACCTGGCTGCTCAAGCCCGCCAACCAACGCGGCACGCAGGCACAGGAGGCCGCACATCTCAGCACCGCAGTGAGCAGCGCCGTTAGGGACGCAAGGAACAAGGCAGCCGATCAGTTCAGCGCCACCGTCCAGAGCATGTCCATCTGGGATGCGATGGAGCATGAGTTCTACGCGCGGGTCGGGCTGGGTAAGGTCGACACGTTCCTCGATGCGGTTGGCGGCGTACCGGGCACTGGCGATGCTGCCCGCAGGCTCACCCAGTACATGCAGTCACGGGTCAGCTCATGTATCGCCGCGGCGGTCCCCTACTGGTCGCTGAGCCGGGCGAATCAGGAGCGCTACCAGGATCTCTACCACATCATTCATTCCGTGCAGGCTTCCTATGCCAAGGAGCCGTTCGATGCTCCAGATGCGTCCGAGGCGTTGAAAACTCTCAAGGAAGCGCTCAAAGGAATGCTCAGCGGTGGGTCCGCGCCGGACACGTCGGGGCAATCGATCCACCACTTCTTCGTGTCGTCTCGCGAGTGGGGCGCTCCGCTGTTCATGATCAATGACGACGAGCGCCAGCAAATGGCCAATAGCGAGCGAACCTGGACCAAACAAAAGGGCCACGTCTACATCGACCAGCGCTACGTCGGCGTGCTGCCGGATGACCTCTCGCTCGAGGGCATGCAGCAGCGTATCGATCAGCTCGCCGAGCAGAAACGGCATGCGGACGCCGCGACGCAGACAACCCTGCGGCGGGTGGTCGAGACGCTGGGCATCGCGCTGGAGTTGGACTATGCCCGGGAGAACAAGGTCGGGGGATCGTTCGATATCGCCACCTCGGCCAGCAAGCATGTCTACTACCCATACGCACAGGATATCTACGCGGCCATCCGGCGGTTGCACGATCGCTCCGACGAGCTCAAAGAGTTCGCAGTCGTGGTCAACGCCGGATGGTCAAAGCTCCTCACCAGCGAGCAGTGCCATCGAATCAGTAACCGCATCGACGTGATTGACCGGCAGATCGGCGAGATGCCGATCGGGGAGGATCCGAAGAAGGACACGCTCGTGTTGATGCGCGACGCCATGGTGGGATTGCAACAGGACCTGAACGGCCACCGATGA